A region from the Brassica napus cultivar Da-Ae chromosome C8, Da-Ae, whole genome shotgun sequence genome encodes:
- the BNAC08G17670D gene encoding uncharacterized protein BNAC08G17670D isoform X1 has protein sequence MSSTTIGEHIRLRRARHQTIRHSAADDDPPLTHVVPPISQPTRFCNSAMSSFLLLPTSSNEPTKKKQLGFPQAASFRGMNCTAAAAHEVSVPSAIRSSADWDNKKKKKKKRNTKKKKGSYEDGSVRFLSESRDVDGSGGCVAVPDVWCGPGLGFSTDAVSVNPPRKNLPSSRRKIDVDKNSPNQTEVKGSSVLTRRFTNQEPHSHALMSSDSHVEPTLFSSRYHGHLRRPYPDDLTEMMMLRNGFLMGRTTDSLDHFHSLRLDVDNMSYEQLLELGDRIGYVNTGLKESEIRRCLRKINPSVSNTLADRKCSICQDEYERECQVGKLDCGHSFHVQCVKQWLSRKNACPVCKKTAYAKP, from the exons aTGTCGTCGACAACAATCGGCGAACACATCAGACTCCGACGAGCTAGGCACCAAACCATCCGCCACAGCGCCGCCGACGATGATCCGCCGCTGACCCACGTCGTCCCCCCAATCTCCCAACCCACTCGCTTCTGTAACTCGGCAATGTCCTCCTTCTTGCTCCTCCCCACTTCCTCCAACGAGCCCACAAAGAAGAAACAGCTCGGTTTCCCTCAAGCTGCGTCCTTTAGGGGAATGAACTGCACCGCAGCAGCAGCTCACGAGGTTTCTGTCCCCTCCGCGATTCGCTCCTCCGCAGATTGGgacaacaagaagaagaagaagaagaagaggaacacgaagaagaagaagggaagCTACGAGgatggttcggttcggttcttgaGCGAGTCTAGAGACGTCGATGGCAGCGGCGGCTGCGTCGCGGTTCCGGATGTTTGGTGCGGTCCGGGACTAGGATTCTCGACGGATGCTGTGTCGGTGAATCCTCCGAGAAAGAATCTTCCGTCGTCGCGTCGCAAAATCGACGTGGACAAGAACAGTCCTAATCAGACAGAGGTAAAG GGTTCTTCTGTTCTTACTAGGCGTTTTACCAATCAAGAACCTCATTCTCACGCTTTAATGAGCTCTGATTCACACGTTGAACCAACCTTGTTCTCAAGTAGATACCATGGCCATCTTCGGCGCCCTTACCCTGATGATCTTACCGAG ATGATGATGCTCCGGAATGGTTTTTTAATGGGAAGGACAACAGATTCGCTTGATCACTTCCACAGCTTGAGGCTCGACGTTGATAATATGTCATACGAG CAACTACTAGAGCTTGGTGATAGGATTGGTTATGTGAATACTGGACTAAAAGAGAGCGAGATACGTCGTTGTCTTCGGAAAATCAATCCATCTGTATCCAATACTCTTGCTGATAGAAAATGCAGCATCTGTCAG GATGAGTATGAGAGAGAGTGTCAGGTTGGGAAATTGGACTGTGGACACAGCTTCCATGTCCAGTGCGTGAAGCAGTGGCTATCGAGGAAGAATGCTTGTCCTGTCTGTAAGAAGACAGCATACGCCAAGCCTTAA
- the BNAC08G17670D gene encoding uncharacterized protein BNAC08G17670D isoform X2 yields the protein MSSTTIGEHIRLRRARHQTIRHSAADDDPPLTHVVPPISQPTRFCNSAMSSFLLLPTSSNEPTKKKQLGFPQAASFRGMNCTAAAAHEVSVPSAIRSSADWDNKKKKKKKRNTKKKKGSYEDGSVRFLSESRDVDGSGGCVAVPDVWCGPGLGFSTDAVSVNPPRKNLPSSRRKIDVDKNSPNQTEGSSVLTRRFTNQEPHSHALMSSDSHVEPTLFSSRYHGHLRRPYPDDLTEMMMLRNGFLMGRTTDSLDHFHSLRLDVDNMSYEQLLELGDRIGYVNTGLKESEIRRCLRKINPSVSNTLADRKCSICQDEYERECQVGKLDCGHSFHVQCVKQWLSRKNACPVCKKTAYAKP from the exons aTGTCGTCGACAACAATCGGCGAACACATCAGACTCCGACGAGCTAGGCACCAAACCATCCGCCACAGCGCCGCCGACGATGATCCGCCGCTGACCCACGTCGTCCCCCCAATCTCCCAACCCACTCGCTTCTGTAACTCGGCAATGTCCTCCTTCTTGCTCCTCCCCACTTCCTCCAACGAGCCCACAAAGAAGAAACAGCTCGGTTTCCCTCAAGCTGCGTCCTTTAGGGGAATGAACTGCACCGCAGCAGCAGCTCACGAGGTTTCTGTCCCCTCCGCGATTCGCTCCTCCGCAGATTGGgacaacaagaagaagaagaagaagaagaggaacacgaagaagaagaagggaagCTACGAGgatggttcggttcggttcttgaGCGAGTCTAGAGACGTCGATGGCAGCGGCGGCTGCGTCGCGGTTCCGGATGTTTGGTGCGGTCCGGGACTAGGATTCTCGACGGATGCTGTGTCGGTGAATCCTCCGAGAAAGAATCTTCCGTCGTCGCGTCGCAAAATCGACGTGGACAAGAACAGTCCTAATCAGACAGAG GGTTCTTCTGTTCTTACTAGGCGTTTTACCAATCAAGAACCTCATTCTCACGCTTTAATGAGCTCTGATTCACACGTTGAACCAACCTTGTTCTCAAGTAGATACCATGGCCATCTTCGGCGCCCTTACCCTGATGATCTTACCGAG ATGATGATGCTCCGGAATGGTTTTTTAATGGGAAGGACAACAGATTCGCTTGATCACTTCCACAGCTTGAGGCTCGACGTTGATAATATGTCATACGAG CAACTACTAGAGCTTGGTGATAGGATTGGTTATGTGAATACTGGACTAAAAGAGAGCGAGATACGTCGTTGTCTTCGGAAAATCAATCCATCTGTATCCAATACTCTTGCTGATAGAAAATGCAGCATCTGTCAG GATGAGTATGAGAGAGAGTGTCAGGTTGGGAAATTGGACTGTGGACACAGCTTCCATGTCCAGTGCGTGAAGCAGTGGCTATCGAGGAAGAATGCTTGTCCTGTCTGTAAGAAGACAGCATACGCCAAGCCTTAA
- the LOC125591720 gene encoding nuclear poly(A) polymerase 1-like: protein MANVQQRYGITEPISLGGPTELDVVKTRELEKYLQDVGLYEGKEEAVRREEVLGRLDQIVKIWIKTISRAKGLNDQLLHEANAEIFTFGSYRLGVHGPGADIDTLCVGPRHATREGDFFGELQRMLSEMPEVTELHPVPDAHVPLMGFKLNGISIDLLYAQLPLWVIPKDLDISQDSILQNADEQTVRSLNGCRVTDQILRLVPNIENFRTTLRCMRFWAKRRGVYSNVSGFLGGINWALLVARICQLYPNALPNMLASRFFRVYTQWRWPNPVLLCSIDGGSFGLQVWDPRRNPKDRLHMMPIITPAYPCMNSSYNVSASTLRIMTGEFQRGKYICEAMEANKADWDTLFEPFAFFEAYKNYLQIDISAANVDDLRKWKGWVESRLRQLTLKIERHTYDMLQCHPHTHDYQDASRPLHCSYFMGLQRKHGVPAAEGEQFDIRRTVEEFKHTVNGYMLWIPGMEIGVSHIKRRSIPSFVFPGGVRPSHASKGTWDSKRRSENRIASTASAATTNTNEASSESKGGSSSLGDGKKRKRGDDETLTDQLRNSKRVGVAVPVENGEGGSPDPSVGSVCSSPLKDCLTDAKSDPISKDPPENVVLFSKDTPESHPLEKIATLQAQSQETEELEDSFDFGNQVIEQISNKDTIVAASATTPPFEATTSNGSPFSNGAVEELEVLPMGHPEVTHRALVQQRKPIIKLNFTSLGKTNGK, encoded by the exons ATGGCTAATGTCCAGCAAAGGTATGGTATTACAGAACCTATCTCTTTGGGAGGACCAACGGAGCTTGATGTGGTCAAGACACGAGAGCTCGAGAAG TACTTGCAAGATGTTGGATTGTACGAGGGGAAGGAGGAAGCTGTTAGAAGAGAGGAGGTTCTCGGGAGACTAGACCAG ATTGTAAAAATATGGATTAAGACGATCAGCCGCGCCAAAGGGTTGAATGATCAGCTGCTTCATGAGGCCAATGCAGAGATATTTACTTTCGGTTCTTATCGTCTAGGG GTACATGGACCTGGTGCTGATATAGACACTTTATGTGTGGGGCCTAGACATGCAACTAGAGAA GGTGATTTCTTTGGTGAGCTACAAAGGATGCTGTCCGAAATGCCTGAAGTAACAGAGCTGCACCCTGTTCCTGATGCTCACGTTCCCTTGATGGGATTCAAACTTAATGGAATTTCTATAGATCTCCTTTACGCACAACTTCCACTCTGGGTTATACCTAAG GATTTAGATATATCACAGGATTCCATTCTACAGAATGCTGATGAGCAAACTGTTCGAAGCCTCAACGGTTGCAGAGTCACTGACCAGATCTTGCGTTTGGTTCCTAACATTGAG AATTTTAGGACAACATTAAGATGCATGAGGTTTTGGGCCAAGCGACGTGGAGTATACTCTAAT GTCTCTGGATTCCTTGGTGGTATAAACTGGGCGTTGCTTGTAGCTCGAATATGTCAACTTTATCCTAACGCACTCCCAAATATGTTAGCGTCTCGGTTCTTCAGGGTCTACACTCAATGGCGTTGGCCAAACCCTGTCCTTCTCTGTTCTATTGATGGAGGATCCTTCGGTCTTCAAGTTTGGGATCCTAGAAGAAACCCAAAAGACAGGTTACACATGATGCCCATCATTACTCCCGCTTATCCTTGTATGAACTCCAGCTATAACGTCTCTGCAAGTACGTTGAGGATTATGACAGGAGAGTTTCAGAGAGGCAAATATATATGTGAG GCTATGGAAGCAAACAAAGCTGACTGGGATACCCTTTTTGAGCCATTTGCATTCTTTGAAGCTTATAAAAACTATCTTCAGATCGACATCTCTGCTGCAAATGTCGATGATCTAAGGAAATGGAAAGGCTGGGTTGAGTCACGTCTCAGACAGCTCACACTGAAG ATTGAGAGACATACTTATGACATGCTGCAATGTCACCCTCATACACACGACTATCAAGACGCATCCAGACCACTCCATTGCTCTTACTTTATGGGTCTGCAGCGTAAACATGGAGTTCCAGCAGCAGAAGGCGAGCAGTTCGATATCAGAAGAACAGTTGAGGAGTTTAAACACACTGTTAACGGTTACATGCTGTGGATTCCCGGGATGGAGATTGGTGTCAGCCATATAAAGCGAAGGAGCATTCCTAGCTTCGTGTTTCCTGGTGGAGTTAGACCTTCACATGCCTCTAAAGGAACATGGGACAGCAAACGCCGTTCAGAGAACAGGATTGCTTCTACAGCGAGTGCAGCTACTACCAATACTAATGAAGCGAGCTCTGAAAGTAAAGGTGGTTCTAGCAGTTTAGGAGATGGGAAGAAGAGGAAGCGGGGAGACGATGAGACGCTCACCGATCAGTTAAGGAACTCTAAACGCGTTGGAGTTGCAGTGCCTGTAGAGAATGGTGAAGGCGGGAGCCCGGATCCATCTGTTGGATCCGTTTGCTCTAGTCCTCTGAAAGATTGTTTGACAGACGCTAAATCTGATCCTATCAGTAAGGATCCACCAGAGAATGTTGTTCTTTTCAGCAAGGATACACCAGAGAGTCATCCATTAGAGAAGATAGCCACTCTTCAAGCTCAGAGTCAAGAAACGGAGGAGCTTGAAGACagttttgattttggaaacCAAGTGATTGAGCAGATTTCAAATAAGGATACAATCGTGGCAGCTAGTGCAACTACACCTCCATTCGAGGCCACTACTTCAAATGGCTCACCATTCTCCAACGGAGCAGTGGAAGAACTCGAG gTTCTACCAATGGGACACCCCGAGGTGACGCATAGAGCTTTAGTGCAACAGCGCAAACCGATAATCAA ATTGAACTTCACGTCTCTGGGCAAAACCAACGGCAAGTAA